From the genome of Perca flavescens isolate YP-PL-M2 chromosome 1, PFLA_1.0, whole genome shotgun sequence, one region includes:
- the LOC114557165 gene encoding uncharacterized protein LOC114557165 gives MLLRIIVSENDIRRLSIEDVPSSVEELYQVLRTKLGLRGGFILQFEDPDFNNQLCNLTDIKELPLGRATLKVLFTADDITDSTLDTCSLPCLSSGDSVDWPDPFPIPQFSHDVELQLKEANCRYAKDGSVMVISKGLKTDILDTLADCMSKISAYPERHHYENVAKALVEKHPSLKEPGSGKGWYSWFHSLKFKLGNYRQKLSAAGCPEVVINKRKAGGSKGKCVKKSKKGEVHYCPDPPEGQSAENMEEKRKMMEAEMLKRDPDHQLIEDLMVATFSQRRKEIIGDQPLITEVISRWPALLHERQIRAEFKRIVTTDLVETFLDGLDGLVPRLLELYKAATKSRKKQSLKDILDCLQKDDTNERRRTAALLGLPHYMSGEDPSTVIRMCNAHGETLDEAMKGMQLGLLIGYEDAERDAFPKEIFNIAVVVEEKIVLHNIKDVAWSYAMLMGVIYCVNLEYPEAMKYSFEFSREW, from the exons ATGCTGCTGCGTATCATCGtatcagaaaatgacatcagaCGTCTTTCAATTGAAGACGTCCCATCTAGTGTTGAGGAGCTGTACCAGGTGTTGCGAACAAAGCTTGGCCTGAGAGGTGGATTTATTTTGCAATTTGAGGATCCTGATTTCAATAATCAGTTGTGCAACCTAACAGACATCAAAGAACTTCCTCTGGGGAGGGCAACATTAAAAGTGTTGTTTACAGCTGATGACATCACAGATTCTACACTGGACACATGCAGCCTCCCTTGTCTTAGTAGTGGGGATTCTGTTGACTGGCCTGACCCCTTCCCGATTCCACAGTTCTCACATGATGTTGAACTCCAGCTGAAAGAAGCTAATTGTAGGTATGCTAAGGATGGATCTGTGATGGTGATTTCCAAAGGTTTAAAGACTGATATCCTTGACACACTGGCAGACTGTATGTCAAAGATAAGTGCTTATCCTGAAAGACATCACTATGAGAATGTAGCCAAAGCACTTGTGGAGAAGCATCCCAGTCTGAAGGAGCCAGGGTCTGGAAAGGGATGGTACTCATGGTTTCACAGCCTGAAGTTCAAGCTTGGAAACTATCGTCAAAAGTTAAGTGCAGCAGGATGCCCTGAGGTGgtaataaacaaaagaaaagcaggGGGTTCGAAAGGAAAATGTGTGAAGAAGTCAAAGAAGGGTGAGGTCCACTACTGTCCAGATCCACCTGAAGGACAGAGTGctgaaaacatggaggagaaGCGCAAGATGATGGAGGCTGAAATGCTGAAGAGAGACCCGGATCATCAGCTGATAGAAGACCTGATGGTTGCTACATTTTCTCAGCGCAGAAAAGAGATAATTGGAGATCAGCCACTCATCACAGAAGTCATTTCCAGATGGCCAGCACTGCTCCATGAGAGACAG ATTAGGGCAGAGTTCAAGAGAATTGTCACCACAGACCTTGTGGAAACTTTTCTCGATGGACTTGATGGCCTGGTCCCAAGACTGCTGGAGTTGTACAAAGCAGCAACCAAGTCTAGAAAGAAGCAATCACTCAAGGACATTTTGGACTGCCTTCAGAAAGAT GACACaaatgagaggaggaggactgCTGCTTTGCTTGGTCTGCCGCACTACATGTCAGGCGAAGATCCATCAACTGTCATCAGGATGTGTAAT GCTCATGGAGAGACTCTGGATGAAGCCATGAAGGGGATGCAACTTGGCCTACTGATAGGCTATGAAGATGCAGAGCGGGATGCCTTTCCAAAGGAGATCTTCAACATCGCAGTTGTAGTTGAGGAGAAAATTGTACTTCACAACATTAAAGATGTGGCATGGAGCTATGCCATGCTTATGGGTGTCATTTACTGTGTCAATCTCGAGTACCCAGAAGCCATGAAGTATTCTTTTGAGTTCTCCAGAgagtggtga